In the genome of Cellvibrio sp. KY-YJ-3, one region contains:
- a CDS encoding efflux RND transporter permease subunit, with protein MMLSDIAIKRPVFASVLSILLIAFGIVAFERLTLREYPNIDPPVVSIRTNYPGAAANIVETRVTKVIEDRISGVEGIRYIESSSENGVSNIVVQFDTGHNMDAAANDIRDRVARALGNLPDEADPPEVQKVSSDEDVILWFNFAGENMTMPELSDYAQRYLVDRFSVIDGVARVRIGGEQRYAMRIWLDRRELAARNLTVNDVEAALRAENVELPAGSIESLERQFTVRMARSYRTVDEFSRLVVRRGEDGHLTRLGDIAKVEKGTEEDRNLFRGNGVTQVGIGIVKQSTANTIDVARGAKLERDKINAILPKGMSLEDSYDSSVFVERAIHEVYITLAIAIGLVVLVIYLFLGSVRAMLVPAVAVPVSIIATFTVLAALDFSVNMFTLLALVLAIGLVVDDAIVVLENIVRHIEEKGKTPLLAAVDGTREVGFAVIATTLVLIAIFVPIIFLKGDIGRLFSEFAITMAAAVAFSSLIALTLSPMMASKVLTRNENKNNLVEKINQGMLRLRLRYQDSIRFCLRHTKPVIVIFALLILAMFYVIKTLPSEYAPREDRGTFFVMVNGPEGASYAYMEEYMTEIENRMMKYVEAGEINRLMVRAPRGFGAVESFNSGMIIAVMNDWSERRGAFVVMEEIRQKLADLPGVTAAPVMRQGFGSQAQKPVQFVLGGGTYTELAQWRDILLEKLEENNPGLTAIDWDYKETKPQIEVLIDTNRAADLGVSVNNIGRTLEAMLGSRRATTYIDDGEEYDVIMQGERHEQRTTTSLQNMYVRSERSGELIPLANLVTLKEVADASRLNRYNRMRSLTIEANLADNLALGDALAHLNGLVREHLPATAVVDYKGLSRDFQTAGSSVMFIFLLGILITFLVLAAQFESYVHPFVIMLTVPLAIFGGMLGLYVTGSSLNLYSQIGLLMLVGLAAKNGILIVEFVNQLRDRGVEFHDALLEASSARLRPILMTSLTAVAGAIPLVISSGAGAETRFVIGTVVIAGVIVATVLTLFLVPVAYSLLARNTGSPGDVARQLVQDQAHYSGEDD; from the coding sequence ATGATGCTCTCGGATATTGCTATCAAGCGCCCGGTATTTGCCTCGGTGCTGTCAATTTTATTAATCGCGTTCGGCATAGTTGCCTTTGAGCGGCTGACCTTGCGCGAGTATCCCAATATCGATCCCCCTGTTGTATCTATTCGCACTAATTACCCCGGTGCTGCTGCCAATATTGTTGAAACCAGAGTAACCAAGGTTATTGAGGATCGTATTTCCGGTGTGGAAGGAATTCGCTACATAGAATCCTCCAGTGAAAATGGTGTTTCGAATATTGTGGTTCAGTTTGATACGGGCCATAACATGGATGCCGCCGCGAATGATATTCGCGATCGTGTAGCCCGTGCGTTGGGTAATTTGCCCGATGAGGCCGACCCACCCGAAGTGCAAAAAGTCAGCTCGGATGAAGACGTTATTCTCTGGTTTAATTTTGCCGGTGAAAATATGACTATGCCGGAGCTTTCTGATTACGCCCAGCGCTATTTGGTCGATCGCTTTTCGGTAATTGATGGTGTGGCGCGTGTGCGTATTGGTGGTGAGCAGCGCTACGCCATGCGCATTTGGTTGGATCGCCGTGAATTGGCGGCGCGCAATCTTACCGTCAATGATGTGGAGGCCGCGCTGCGCGCTGAAAACGTCGAATTGCCGGCGGGTAGTATTGAATCCCTGGAGCGACAATTTACGGTGCGCATGGCTCGCTCCTATCGCACCGTCGATGAATTCAGTCGCCTTGTGGTGCGGCGCGGTGAAGATGGTCACCTGACCCGTTTGGGGGATATTGCCAAAGTAGAAAAGGGCACCGAAGAAGATCGCAATTTATTTCGCGGCAACGGTGTAACCCAGGTCGGGATCGGTATTGTTAAACAATCCACTGCAAATACCATTGATGTGGCGCGCGGTGCAAAACTCGAGCGCGACAAAATTAATGCAATTTTACCCAAAGGCATGAGTCTGGAAGACAGTTATGACAGCTCGGTATTTGTAGAGCGCGCTATTCACGAGGTGTACATCACGCTCGCCATTGCGATTGGTTTGGTGGTGTTGGTTATCTATTTATTTTTAGGCAGTGTCCGTGCCATGTTAGTGCCTGCGGTTGCTGTACCTGTATCCATTATTGCTACCTTTACCGTGCTTGCTGCCTTGGATTTTTCAGTCAATATGTTCACGCTGCTTGCGTTGGTTTTAGCAATTGGATTAGTGGTAGATGATGCGATTGTGGTACTGGAAAATATAGTCCGGCATATTGAAGAGAAAGGCAAAACACCTCTGCTCGCAGCGGTTGATGGAACACGTGAGGTGGGTTTTGCGGTAATCGCTACCACACTGGTGTTGATTGCCATTTTTGTGCCTATTATTTTTCTCAAGGGCGATATAGGGCGATTGTTTTCCGAGTTTGCCATCACCATGGCCGCCGCAGTTGCCTTCTCATCGCTGATCGCACTTACTTTATCGCCGATGATGGCGTCCAAGGTACTCACCCGCAATGAAAACAAAAATAATCTGGTTGAGAAAATTAATCAGGGAATGTTGCGTTTGCGTTTGCGCTATCAGGATTCCATCCGTTTTTGTTTGCGTCATACCAAACCAGTTATCGTTATTTTTGCACTGCTCATTTTGGCGATGTTTTATGTAATTAAAACTTTGCCATCTGAATATGCGCCGCGCGAAGACAGGGGAACTTTTTTTGTCATGGTGAATGGCCCGGAAGGTGCCAGTTATGCCTACATGGAAGAGTACATGACGGAGATTGAGAACCGCATGATGAAATATGTGGAGGCCGGTGAAATCAACCGCTTGATGGTTCGTGCACCACGGGGCTTTGGTGCCGTAGAAAGTTTTAACTCCGGCATGATCATTGCCGTTATGAATGATTGGAGCGAGCGGCGCGGTGCATTTGTGGTAATGGAGGAAATCCGGCAAAAGTTGGCAGATTTACCGGGCGTGACCGCGGCGCCGGTAATGCGACAGGGGTTTGGCTCGCAAGCGCAAAAACCGGTTCAGTTCGTGCTGGGTGGTGGTACTTATACCGAGTTGGCTCAGTGGCGCGATATTTTGCTGGAGAAGTTAGAGGAAAATAACCCCGGCTTAACCGCAATCGATTGGGACTACAAAGAAACCAAACCACAAATAGAAGTATTGATTGATACGAATCGTGCAGCGGATTTGGGAGTTAGTGTCAATAATATCGGGCGTACACTGGAGGCGATGTTGGGCTCGCGCCGTGCGACAACCTACATCGATGATGGCGAAGAGTACGATGTAATCATGCAAGGTGAACGCCATGAGCAGCGCACCACTACCAGTTTGCAAAATATGTATGTGCGCTCTGAACGCAGCGGGGAATTAATTCCCTTGGCAAATTTGGTCACACTAAAAGAAGTTGCCGATGCCAGCCGTTTGAATCGTTACAACCGCATGCGCTCATTAACAATAGAGGCGAATCTGGCTGACAATCTCGCGTTGGGTGATGCATTGGCTCATTTGAATGGTCTGGTGCGTGAGCATCTACCGGCAACTGCGGTGGTGGATTACAAAGGTTTATCGCGCGATTTTCAAACTGCAGGCAGCTCGGTAATGTTTATTTTCCTGCTCGGTATTTTAATTACCTTCCTGGTGCTGGCTGCCCAGTTTGAAAGTTATGTGCATCCTTTTGTAATTATGCTGACGGTGCCGTTGGCTATTTTTGGCGGTATGCTGGGGCTGTATGTTACTGGCTCCAGTCTTAATCTCTATTCACAAATCGGATTGTTAATGCTCGTGGGGCTCGCTGCTAAAAATGGTATTTTAATCGTTGAGTTCGTCAATCAGTTGCGCGACCGTGGCGTTGAATTTCATGATGCACTGCTCGAAGCATCATCAGCCCGTTTGCGTCCGATCCTAATGACCAGCTTAACTGCAGTTGCCGGTGCAATTCCTTTGGTTATTTCATCGGGAGCCGGTGCAGAAACGCGTTTTGTGATCGGCACGGTGGTGATCGCGGGGGTAATAGTTGCCACTGTTTTGACTTTGTTTTTGGTGCCTGTGGCTTACAGCTTGCTTGCGCGCAATACGGGGTCACCCGGTGATGTAGCTCGTCAGCTAGTTCAGGATCAGGCGCATTACAGTGGCGAAGACGATTAA
- a CDS encoding proline--tRNA ligase, with product MRSSRFLIATLKETPSDAEVISHKLMLRAGMIRKSASGLYNWLPMGLRVLRKVEKIVREEMNKSGAMEVLMPVVQPAELWEESGRWQQYGPELLRMNDRHDRPFCLGPTHEEVITDLIRNEVKSYKQLPANFYQIQTKFRDEIRPRFGVMRSREFIMKDAYSFHNSFESLQQTYDVMHATYCSIFTRLGLQFRPVLADTGSIGGAFSHEFHVLADSGEDDIAFSNASDYAANIEKAEALPPAGTRPAPQHLLQEVATPGKHSIEEVCAFLKVSPEQTVKTLIVLGEIRADKTQPLVALVLRGDHELNEIKAEKLTGIAAPLTLAPESRIKEELGVGIGSIGPVGLQIPVIVDHAAAHLADFVCGANKDGFHLTGVNWERDEKAPLVADIRNVVTGDPSPCGKGTLEIKRGIEVGHIFQLGTKYSEAMKAKVLDENGKEQTMIMGCYGIGVTRVVAAAIEQNFDDNGIIWSDAIAPFHIAIVPINISKSAAVANKSEALYAELTNAGFDVLLMDDEKARLGGMLADTDLMGIPHRIVIGDRGLEAGNIEYKGRRDAEKQEIPATDIVEFLKAKIQL from the coding sequence ATGCGTTCCAGTCGATTTTTAATTGCCACTCTTAAAGAAACCCCTTCAGATGCAGAAGTCATCAGCCATAAATTGATGTTGCGTGCCGGTATGATCCGCAAGTCCGCATCCGGTTTGTACAACTGGTTGCCGATGGGCCTGCGAGTGCTGCGCAAGGTTGAAAAAATCGTCCGCGAAGAAATGAATAAATCCGGCGCTATGGAAGTTTTGATGCCAGTAGTACAACCTGCGGAACTGTGGGAAGAATCAGGTCGTTGGCAGCAGTATGGCCCCGAGTTGCTGCGCATGAACGATCGTCACGACCGCCCCTTTTGCCTCGGCCCGACCCATGAAGAGGTCATCACTGATTTAATTCGCAATGAAGTAAAAAGTTACAAACAGTTGCCTGCTAATTTCTATCAAATTCAAACCAAATTCCGCGATGAAATTCGCCCGCGTTTTGGCGTGATGCGCTCGCGTGAATTTATTATGAAAGATGCCTACTCTTTCCATAATAGTTTTGAATCACTGCAACAAACCTACGATGTGATGCATGCAACCTACTGCAGCATTTTCACGCGCTTGGGTTTGCAATTCCGCCCCGTATTAGCCGATACCGGCTCTATTGGCGGTGCTTTTTCCCACGAATTCCATGTACTGGCCGACAGCGGTGAAGACGATATCGCCTTCAGCAATGCCAGTGACTACGCTGCCAACATTGAAAAAGCGGAAGCACTGCCGCCAGCCGGTACACGCCCTGCTCCGCAACATCTGCTGCAAGAAGTAGCGACTCCCGGCAAACACAGCATCGAAGAAGTGTGTGCATTCTTGAAGGTCAGCCCCGAGCAAACCGTAAAAACGCTCATTGTATTAGGCGAAATACGCGCCGATAAAACCCAGCCATTGGTAGCATTGGTATTGCGCGGTGACCATGAACTCAATGAGATCAAAGCAGAGAAATTAACCGGTATCGCGGCCCCACTAACGCTGGCACCGGAAAGTCGCATTAAAGAAGAACTGGGTGTGGGTATTGGCTCAATCGGACCGGTAGGTTTACAAATCCCAGTAATTGTTGACCACGCTGCTGCCCACCTTGCCGATTTTGTTTGTGGCGCCAATAAAGACGGTTTCCACCTCACCGGCGTAAACTGGGAGCGCGATGAAAAAGCGCCATTGGTTGCTGATATTCGCAACGTAGTCACAGGTGACCCGAGCCCTTGCGGCAAGGGCACACTGGAAATTAAGCGCGGCATTGAAGTGGGCCACATATTCCAACTCGGCACTAAATATTCCGAAGCGATGAAAGCCAAAGTACTGGATGAAAATGGCAAAGAGCAAACCATGATTATGGGATGTTACGGTATTGGTGTAACTCGTGTGGTTGCAGCTGCCATCGAACAAAACTTCGATGACAATGGGATCATTTGGTCAGATGCAATTGCACCTTTCCATATTGCCATAGTGCCCATCAATATCAGCAAATCCGCAGCAGTCGCCAACAAGAGTGAAGCGCTGTACGCCGAGTTAACTAACGCTGGTTTTGATGTATTGTTAATGGACGACGAAAAAGCGCGTCTGGGCGGGATGCTGGCAGATACCGACTTGATGGGTATTCCCCATCGCATTGTGATTGGCGACCGCGGTTTGGAAGCGGGCAATATCGAATACAAAGGCCGTCGCGACGCAGAAAAACAAGAAATTCCAGCAACAGACATTGTTGAGTTCTTGAAAGCAAAAATCCAACTGTAA
- a CDS encoding LamG domain-containing protein, translated as MKFSLLLTIPCVAFLFACTSTVPSITPNNNVALWQVNSLETIAGAKVSISGDPELVKSRQDQVVRFDGDGDRLLVDANPLGDAQEFTIEIFFNPADAYPNNLEPRFFHIEAEDNPNRRITIELRLNDKKQWYLDAYIKSETSQFTLIDPNKVHPIGQWAHAAVTYKNGEFVSYVNGVRELTGQVEYLPIAAHAKTSIGARMNQVHWFNGDIAWVKITSAALPPEAFTLTK; from the coding sequence ATGAAATTTTCTTTATTATTAACAATTCCCTGTGTTGCTTTTTTATTTGCCTGCACAAGTACAGTACCGTCAATTACACCCAATAATAATGTTGCCTTGTGGCAAGTGAATTCGCTAGAAACTATCGCCGGCGCAAAAGTAAGTATTTCTGGTGATCCTGAGTTAGTGAAAAGCAGGCAGGATCAGGTGGTGCGTTTTGATGGCGATGGTGATCGTTTATTGGTGGATGCCAATCCATTAGGTGACGCACAGGAATTTACCATTGAGATTTTTTTTAACCCCGCCGATGCCTATCCCAATAATCTGGAGCCGCGTTTTTTTCACATCGAAGCGGAGGATAATCCGAATCGTCGCATTACCATCGAGTTGCGTTTGAATGATAAAAAACAGTGGTATTTGGATGCCTATATTAAATCTGAAACTTCCCAGTTTACCTTGATAGACCCAAATAAGGTTCATCCAATAGGGCAGTGGGCTCATGCTGCAGTGACTTATAAAAATGGCGAATTTGTGTCTTACGTAAATGGAGTGCGTGAGCTAACCGGGCAGGTGGAATATTTACCCATTGCTGCGCATGCTAAAACCTCTATCGGTGCGCGCATGAATCAAGTGCATTGGTTTAATGGTGATATTGCCTGGGTGAAAATTACATCAGCAGCATTACCGCCAGAGGCATTCACGCTGACCAAATAG
- a CDS encoding HU family DNA-binding protein, with protein MAVKKPAAAKAAPAKKAPAAKAAPKAAPKAVAKKAPAAKPAAKKAPVAKAAPAVVKPIAERQNKTQMLQQIADATELSKKQVQAVLDELTNVIEGHIKKKGVGEFVLPGLLKITTVKKPATKARKGINPFTKEEVTFKAKPASISVKVRPLKKLKEFAV; from the coding sequence ATGGCCGTTAAGAAACCTGCAGCCGCAAAAGCTGCTCCAGCAAAAAAAGCGCCAGCTGCTAAAGCAGCTCCAAAAGCTGCCCCTAAAGCAGTTGCCAAGAAAGCGCCTGCTGCCAAACCAGCAGCTAAAAAAGCGCCAGTAGCTAAAGCAGCACCTGCTGTTGTTAAGCCAATCGCTGAGCGTCAAAACAAAACCCAAATGCTGCAACAAATTGCTGATGCAACCGAACTGAGCAAAAAGCAAGTACAGGCAGTGTTGGACGAATTGACCAATGTTATTGAAGGTCACATCAAGAAAAAAGGCGTAGGCGAATTTGTTCTGCCTGGCCTGCTGAAAATTACTACCGTGAAAAAGCCTGCCACTAAAGCGCGTAAAGGCATCAACCCCTTCACGAAAGAAGAAGTAACTTTCAAAGCTAAACCAGCGAGCATTTCCGTAAAAGTGCGTCCGCTGAAAAAACTGAAAGAATTCGCTGTTTAA
- a CDS encoding HIT domain-containing protein: MFELHPRLAQDSVVIGEFDLSLLLLSRDANYPWCILVPKREEVYEIHHLSEEEQLQLIRESCRLSEVMTSVFDADKMNVAALGNVVRQLHIHHIARFTDDAAWPQPIWGKLPAKDYSEVDFAERIKRLQNALIGEGFTVC; encoded by the coding sequence ATGTTTGAACTTCACCCCCGTCTTGCACAAGATTCAGTTGTGATTGGTGAATTTGATTTGTCTCTGCTGCTCTTGAGTCGCGACGCAAACTACCCTTGGTGTATTTTGGTTCCCAAGCGCGAAGAGGTTTACGAAATTCACCATTTGAGTGAGGAGGAGCAGCTGCAGCTAATCCGCGAATCTTGTCGCCTCTCAGAAGTCATGACGAGTGTGTTTGACGCCGACAAGATGAATGTGGCCGCATTGGGCAATGTGGTGCGCCAGCTGCATATTCACCATATTGCACGCTTTACCGACGATGCTGCGTGGCCGCAACCTATTTGGGGAAAACTACCGGCTAAAGACTACAGTGAGGTAGATTTTGCCGAGCGAATCAAGCGCTTACAAAATGCGCTGATCGGCGAAGGGTTCACGGTTTGTTAA